One segment of Hippopotamus amphibius kiboko isolate mHipAmp2 chromosome 2, mHipAmp2.hap2, whole genome shotgun sequence DNA contains the following:
- the CTXN2 gene encoding cortexin-2 — MSSSYCGNSSAKMSVNEVSAFSLTLEQKTGFAFVGILCIFLGLLIIRCFKILLDPYSSMPSSTWEDEVEEFDKGTFEYALA; from the coding sequence ATGAGTAGTAGCTATTGTGGCAACTCTTCAGCTAAGATGAGTGTCAACGAAGTGTCAGCTTTCTCATTGACTCTGGAACAAAAAACTGGCTTCGCGTTTGTTGggattttgtgtatcttcttggGACTTCTTATTATCAGATGCTTCAAAATCCTGTTAGACCCTTATAGTAGCATGCCTTCCTCTACATGGGAAGATGAAGTTGAAGAGTTTGATAAAGGGACATTTGAATATGCACTTGCCTGA